A portion of the Lolium rigidum isolate FL_2022 chromosome 1, APGP_CSIRO_Lrig_0.1, whole genome shotgun sequence genome contains these proteins:
- the LOC124682995 gene encoding chaperonin-like RBCX protein 1, chloroplastic codes for MERCYWTSGAIPDAMASSRRTVPFQFAGADARRRLLLPAQAFRGTGRRPRFVRFQAPPRCHKMYVPGFGEGSPEKKAAISLQNFFNYVAVRIVLAQLESYNREAYVELKEFVSRNSVNDADNFCKNLIRESPRHKALAMRILEVRSAYMKNDFEWDNLKKLSFKMVDEANTKLMRDYVLETSHIEDDDKR; via the exons ATGGAGCGCTGCTACTGGACGAGCGGCGCCATTCCAGACGCCATGGCGTCTTCTCGCCGCACCGTTCCTTTCCAATTCGCCGGAGCCGACGCTCGTCGCCGTCTACTCCTTCCCGCGCAGGCGTTCCGGGGAACGGGTAGGAGGCCGCGGTTCGTGAGATTCCAGGCGCCGCCTCGGTGCCACAAGATGTATGTTCCCG GTTTTGGAGAGGGCTCACCGGAGAAAAAGGCGGCGATTAGCCTGCAGAACTTCTTCAATTACGTGGCTGTCAGGATTGTGCTGGCACAACTTGAG AGCTACAACCGAGAAGCATATGTTGAGCTCAAGGAATTCGTGAGTCGCAACTCTGTGAATGATGCTGACAATTTCTGCAAAAACTTGATTCGTGAATCGCCAAGGCACAAGGCATTAG CTATGAGGATTTTGGAG GTTCGATCTGCTTATATGAAGAATGATTTCGAGTGGGACAACCTGAAAAAGTTATCCTTCAAG ATGGTTGATGAAGCCAACACAAAGCTCATGAGGGATTATGTCCTGGAGACCAGCCACATAGAAGACGACGATAAGCGATGA